A stretch of the Methylacidiphilum caldifontis genome encodes the following:
- the alaS gene encoding alanine--tRNA ligase: MKSSEIRKSFLEFFKERGHTILLSASLVPQSPNLLFTNAGMNPFVPFFLGKQKCPYVPPRIADSQKCLRAGGKHNDLEEVGYDGYHHTFFEMLGNWSFNDYFKEEAIYWSWELLTERWGFPKERIYATVYKPAPGEPAEFDEESYRIWFQLFQEARLNPLEHIHFGTKKDNFWMMGETGPCGPCSEIHVDLTVEGNSEGKLINKNSPLCIEIWNLVFIQFNANEDGSLSLLPSRHVDTGMGLERVCAIIQGTSSFQQFHTPISDYDTDLFIPLIQKLQDISKTTYTGTFPSSSKEISNSQLQKDIAFRVIVDHLRAITFAIADGILPSNLGRGHVLRRLLRRATRFGQVLGVNPPFIFEMVDPLVKIMGHHYPELIDKQNLVEEVISAEEELFARTLAHGLALFEEIKQKMIAEKRKEVLGKEAFVLYDTYGFPVDLTQLLAKEQGFSVDTKGFEKLMEEQRQRSIVAHEEDIVSLTRTSEFVGYEELEAEAEVVVLLSANRAIFDRTPFYAEMGGQVGDKGYVVFDQKKIEVVDTIKSASGAHIHRLAFTDDLKPGSRVYLQVDKERRHSIAAHHTATHLLHWALRKVLGPETVQRGSYVGPDRLRFDFTHSGPLTPEELEKIEKLVNEKIELNDPVTTEEENYEVVKNNPEILQLFGEKYGQRVRVVSVGNYSKELCGGTHAQSTGEIGYFKILNECGVSAGVRRIEAACGKALLNFLQAQAIEQDKRWQILHSKDPTLRKLPKFVESLDFDTLIEIFNRRNEELNLIEKEIKERQKAKAKKQEEELRREARQQVTEVLSRVEKIGSLPVLFLDCGSKPQSYLSLLWNELSKRVEVVAILACSQEEKIHLFIGVGPSLTEKIQAHLLLSKTIGPLEGKGGGSKTLAQGGLKNTIGIRVVFEKAQKAIRECLGEPIGSI; encoded by the coding sequence ATGAAATCGAGTGAGATTCGAAAAAGCTTCCTTGAGTTTTTCAAAGAAAGAGGTCATACAATCCTCCTTTCGGCTAGCCTTGTCCCCCAATCTCCTAATCTTCTTTTTACCAATGCGGGGATGAACCCTTTTGTTCCCTTTTTTTTGGGCAAACAAAAATGCCCCTATGTACCCCCTCGTATAGCTGATAGTCAAAAATGCCTCAGAGCGGGAGGAAAACACAACGATCTGGAAGAAGTCGGCTACGATGGCTATCACCACACCTTTTTCGAAATGCTGGGTAACTGGTCTTTCAATGATTATTTTAAAGAAGAGGCGATCTACTGGTCATGGGAACTGTTGACCGAACGATGGGGATTTCCCAAGGAACGGATATACGCCACGGTTTACAAGCCTGCCCCTGGTGAACCTGCGGAATTTGACGAAGAATCGTATAGAATCTGGTTTCAGCTTTTTCAGGAAGCCAGGTTAAATCCCCTCGAGCATATCCATTTTGGAACTAAAAAAGACAATTTTTGGATGATGGGCGAAACTGGACCCTGCGGTCCATGCTCTGAAATTCATGTAGATCTTACTGTAGAGGGTAATTCTGAAGGGAAATTGATCAACAAAAACAGCCCACTATGCATCGAGATTTGGAATCTTGTTTTCATTCAGTTCAACGCTAATGAAGATGGATCTTTGTCACTACTCCCTTCAAGGCATGTTGACACGGGTATGGGGCTTGAAAGAGTATGTGCCATAATTCAGGGAACTTCCTCTTTCCAGCAATTTCATACCCCTATCTCCGATTACGACACAGATCTTTTCATTCCCCTTATTCAGAAACTCCAAGATATATCTAAAACCACTTATACGGGGACATTTCCCTCTTCATCAAAAGAGATTTCCAACTCCCAGCTTCAAAAAGACATCGCCTTTAGAGTAATCGTCGATCATCTACGGGCTATTACTTTTGCCATCGCTGATGGTATTTTGCCAAGCAATCTAGGCAGAGGTCATGTTTTACGAAGGCTTCTAAGAAGGGCTACCCGATTCGGCCAAGTCCTTGGAGTCAATCCTCCTTTCATTTTTGAGATGGTTGATCCCCTGGTCAAGATCATGGGTCACCACTATCCGGAGCTCATCGATAAACAAAACCTGGTTGAGGAAGTGATCAGTGCGGAAGAGGAGCTGTTTGCCCGAACGCTTGCTCATGGATTGGCCCTTTTTGAAGAAATAAAACAGAAAATGATCGCTGAAAAGAGAAAGGAAGTCCTGGGCAAGGAGGCTTTTGTGCTTTATGACACTTATGGATTTCCAGTTGATTTAACGCAACTTTTGGCCAAGGAACAAGGATTTAGCGTTGATACAAAGGGCTTTGAAAAGCTTATGGAAGAACAGAGGCAAAGATCTATTGTTGCCCATGAAGAAGACATCGTCAGTTTGACACGAACATCTGAATTTGTGGGTTACGAAGAGCTTGAAGCTGAAGCTGAAGTGGTTGTTTTGCTTTCTGCTAATCGGGCAATATTTGACCGTACTCCATTCTACGCGGAGATGGGAGGCCAAGTGGGAGATAAGGGTTATGTTGTTTTTGACCAGAAAAAAATAGAAGTTGTTGACACGATTAAATCGGCAAGTGGAGCTCACATTCATAGGCTTGCTTTTACTGATGACCTCAAGCCCGGCAGCCGAGTTTACCTCCAAGTCGACAAGGAAAGAAGGCACTCTATTGCCGCCCATCATACCGCCACCCATCTTCTCCATTGGGCATTGCGCAAGGTCCTGGGCCCGGAAACGGTACAAAGGGGAAGCTATGTGGGCCCAGACAGACTAAGATTTGACTTCACGCATTCCGGGCCCCTTACTCCTGAAGAGCTTGAAAAGATTGAAAAGCTGGTTAACGAAAAAATCGAACTCAACGACCCTGTAACAACAGAAGAAGAAAACTACGAGGTTGTAAAAAACAACCCTGAAATCCTGCAGCTCTTTGGTGAGAAATATGGTCAAAGGGTAAGAGTTGTCTCTGTGGGCAATTATTCCAAAGAGCTATGTGGCGGAACGCATGCCCAGAGTACCGGCGAAATAGGCTACTTTAAGATCCTCAATGAATGCGGAGTTTCAGCTGGCGTAAGAAGAATTGAAGCAGCCTGTGGTAAAGCCCTGTTAAATTTTCTTCAGGCGCAAGCTATAGAGCAGGATAAAAGGTGGCAAATTCTCCACAGTAAAGATCCAACTCTTCGCAAGCTTCCAAAGTTTGTCGAGTCCTTGGATTTCGATACTCTCATCGAGATCTTCAACAGGAGAAATGAAGAACTGAACCTGATTGAAAAAGAGATCAAAGAAAGGCAAAAAGCGAAAGCCAAAAAGCAAGAAGAAGAGCTTCGCCGGGAAGCCAGGCAACAGGTTACCGAAGTTCTATCCAGGGTCGAGAAAATAGGTAGCCTTCCGGTTTTATTCTTGGATTGTGGTTCCAAGCCCCAATCCTATCTTTCCCTCTTGTGGAATGAATTATCCAAAAGAGTCGAAGTCGTAGCCATCCTTGCTTGCAGCCAAGAAGAGAAAATCCATCTTTTTATTGGTGTTGGACCTTCTTTAACAGAAAAGATCCAAGCTCACCTACTTCTGTCCAAAACGATCGGTCCTTTGGAAGGAAAAGGAGGGGGATCGAAAACCCTTGCTCAAGGTGGACTTAAAAACACAATAGGGATAAGAGTTGTTTTTGAAAAAGCTCAAAAAGCGATTCGTGAATGTTTGGGAGAACCCATTGGCTCTATCTAA
- a CDS encoding DUF2905 domain-containing protein, whose translation MQELGKILVFLGVFLVIVGLLIGFGFGKGWIGKLPGDIKIEKGNFTFYFPLTTSILISIVLSLVFWLIRK comes from the coding sequence ATGCAGGAATTAGGGAAAATTCTTGTTTTTCTAGGAGTTTTTCTTGTCATTGTGGGACTACTCATCGGATTTGGATTTGGCAAAGGCTGGATAGGAAAATTGCCTGGTGACATTAAAATTGAAAAAGGGAATTTCACTTTCTATTTTCCTCTCACTACCTCCATTTTAATCAGTATTGTGTTAAGCCTTGTTTTCTGGTTAATCAGGAAGTGA